The Methylacidimicrobium sp. B4 genome contains a region encoding:
- a CDS encoding transposase, translating to MGGSQSACPFRRLSKAIQEHLGGIIAFLRSRITNGTIEAIQGRIQLAKRMARGFRSFRYLRIAAFLKAGKLRLDLPALPT from the coding sequence GTGGGCGGATCGCAGTCGGCTTGCCCCTTCCGAAGACTCTCCAAAGCCATCCAAGAGCACCTGGGGGGAATCATCGCCTTTCTCCGGAGCCGGATCACCAACGGAACCATCGAAGCGATCCAGGGGCGGATCCAGCTTGCCAAAAGGATGGCCAGAGGCTTCCGAAGCTTCCGCTACCTGAGAATTGCCGCGTTCCTCAAAGCCGGAAAGTTGCGCCTCGATCTTCCCGCTCTACCCACGTGA
- a CDS encoding DUF3800 domain-containing protein — translation MFLVFVDECGYEENWQTESNIRNQPVHVVAAAAIDSNELERIYTKIRSSVRACDLPHTNADLLGMGEEIKAAPLDRGKGFWGKHTKCKNQVRQSYLDHREVTYFVVCVDKARHKAKYKEPKDPAYYGLKLFLERVQGFAEDMRIQAFVLIDINKRDEPKQRNEVTNLVLEGSSGQGSDKFYGMIYQWKLKITNVLEIHFVDSKYSLGLQIADFVARCAYSWWKSGEKQDHPGWSLIEHRLYKYPDHRGWGYKEVPS, via the coding sequence TGAAAGCAACATCAGAAATCAGCCTGTGCATGTTGTCGCTGCTGCTGCTATCGACTCGAATGAACTCGAGCGGATCTACACGAAAATTCGTAGCTCGGTTAGAGCCTGCGACCTTCCACACACCAATGCTGATTTGCTTGGGATGGGTGAAGAGATTAAGGCAGCTCCGCTGGACCGAGGGAAGGGATTTTGGGGAAAGCACACAAAATGCAAGAACCAAGTCCGCCAGAGCTACCTCGATCATAGGGAAGTAACCTACTTCGTAGTGTGTGTCGACAAAGCTCGCCATAAGGCCAAGTATAAGGAACCCAAGGATCCGGCATATTACGGTCTGAAATTGTTTCTCGAGCGGGTGCAGGGATTTGCGGAGGATATGCGTATTCAGGCGTTCGTACTGATCGATATCAACAAGCGGGACGAACCAAAACAGCGGAACGAGGTTACGAATCTAGTTCTCGAAGGATCGTCTGGGCAGGGTTCAGACAAGTTCTATGGGATGATATACCAGTGGAAACTCAAAATCACAAATGTTCTGGAGATCCATTTTGTCGACAGTAAATATTCCCTTGGCCTTCAGATCGCAGATTTCGTTGCGCGATGCGCCTACTCATGGTGGAAGTCCGGCGAGAAGCAAGATCACCCAGGGTGGAGCTTGATAGAGCATCGGCTTTATAAATACCCCGACCACCGCGGGTGGGGGTATAAGGAAGTTCCATCATAA